The Orcinus orca chromosome 16, mOrcOrc1.1, whole genome shotgun sequence genome includes a window with the following:
- the DNASE1L2 gene encoding deoxyribonuclease-1-like 2 isoform X4, translating to MGRPLALLAALWALGAAGDAALRIGAFNIRSFGDSKVSDPACSGIIAQILAGYDITLVQEVRDSDLSAVSALMELINRYGGQGPTWAQVSERCLDPGLGRCLRSVSRHEYSFVSSKPLGRDQYKETYLFVYRKDTVSVVDTYQYLDPEDAFSREPFVVKFSAPGSAAEELVLIPLHAAPHQAVAEIDALYDVYLDVIDKWGTYDMLFLGDFNDDCSYVQAQDWPAIRLRSSEVFKWLIPDSADTTVGKSDCAYDRIVVCGARLRSSLKPQSAAVYDFQEEFGLYQAQALAISDHFPVEVTLKSY from the exons ATGGGCAGGCCCCTGGCCTTATTGGCTGCGCTCTGGGCGCTAGGGGCTGCAGGAGACGCGGCGCTGCGCATCGGAGCTTTCAACATCCGGAGCTTCGGCGACAGCAAAGTGTCAGACCCGGCCTGCAGCGGCATCATCGCGCAA ATCCTGGCTGGCTATGACATCACGCTGGTGCAGGAGGTGCGGGACTCCGACCTGAGCGCCGTATCCGCGCTAATGGAGCTGATCAACAGGTATGGCGGGCAGGGCCCAACGTGGGCCCAGGTCTCCGAGCGATGCCTTGACCCCGGGCTTGGCCGGTGTCTCCGCAGCGTGTCCAGGCACGAGTACAGCTTCGTGAGCAGTAAGCCCCTGGGTCGGGACCAGTATAAGGAAACGTACCTGTTCGTCTACAG GAAGGACACGGTGTCGGTCGTGGACACGTACCAGTACCTGGACCCGGAGGACGCCTTCAGTCGTGAACCTTTCGTGGTCAAGTTCTCGGCACCCGGGTCAG CTGCCGAGGAGTTAGTGTTGATTCCGCTGCACGCGGCACCGCACCAAGCTGTAGCCGAGATCGACGCGCTCTACGATGTGTACCTGGACGTGATAGACAAGTGGGGCACCTAC GACATGCTGTTTCTGGGCGACTTCAACGACGACTGCAGCTACGTGCAGGCTCAGGACTGGCCGGCCATCCGCCTGCGCAGCAGCGAGGTCTTCAAGTGGCTCATCCCGGACAGCGCCGACACCACGGTGGGCAAGTCAGACTGTGCTTACGACCGCATCGTGGTCTGTGGTGCCCGCCTGCGCAGCAGTCTGAAGCCCCAGTCGGCCGCCGTATACGACTTCCAGGAGGAATTTGGCCTGTACCAGGCTCAG GCCCTGGCCATCAGTGACCATTTTCCTGTGGAGGTGACCCTCAAGTCCTACTGA
- the ECI1 gene encoding enoyl-CoA delta isomerase 1, mitochondrial has translation MALAAGARVLSRALLCPWALLRGATIRRTEPTAGSGDSARRFGTQRVLVEPDAAAGVAVMKFKNPPVNSLSLELLTEFIISLEKLENDKTFRGVILTSDCPRVFSAGLDLTEMCGKNPAHYAEYWKAVQELWLRLYLSNLVLIAAINGACPAGGCLISLTCDYRILADNPKYLIGLNETLLGIVAPFWFKDTLVNTIGHRASEQALQLGLLFLPAEALQVGLVDQVVPEDQVLSTALSVMARWMAIPDHARQLTKNMMRKTTVDRLVKQRDTDIQNFVSFISRDSIQKSLQMYLEKLKQKKG, from the exons GGAGCGCGCGTCTTGTCGCGTGCCCTGCTCTGCCCGT GGGCCTTGCTCCGGGGCGCGACCATCAGGCGGACGGAGCCGACGGCCGGCAGCGGGGACAGCGCGCGGCGTTTCGGGACCCAGCGGGTGCTGGTGGAGCCGGACGCAGCCGCAG GGGTCGCCGTGATGAAGTTCAAGAACCCCCCAGTGAACAGCCTCAGCCTAGAGCTGCTGACAGAGTTCATTATCAGCCTGGAGAAGCTGGAGAATGACAAGACCTTCCGAGGCGTCATCCTGACTTCG gactGCCCCAGGGTCTTCTCCGCAGGCCTGGACCTGACAGAGATGTGCGGGAAGAACCCGGCCCACTACGCCGAGTACTGGAAGGCGGTGCAGGAGCTGTGGCTGCGGCTGTACCTATCCAACCTGGTGCTGATCGCCGCCATCAAC GGAGCCTGCCCGGCCGGAGGCTGCCTTATCTCCCTCACCTGCGACTACCGGATCCTGGCTGACAACCCCAAGTACCTCATTGGGCTGAACGAGACCCTGCTGGGCATCGTCGCCCCCTTCTG GTTCAAAGACACCCTTGTGAACACCATTGGGCATCGTGCCTCAGAGCAGGCCCTGCAGCTGGGGTTGCTCTTTCTGCCAGCAGAGGCCCTCCAGGTGGGCCTGGTGGACCAGGTGGTGCCTGAGGACCAGGTGCTGAGCACAGCGCTCTCGGTGATGGCCCGGTGGATGGCCATTCCAG ATCACGCTCGACAGCTGACCAAGAACATGATGCGAAAGACCACGGTAGATCGCCTGGTGAAGCAGCGCGACACGGACATCCAGAACTTTGTCAGTTTCATCTCCAGAGACTCCATCCAGAAGTCCCTGCAGATGTACTTAGAAAAGCTCAAACAAAAGAAAGGCTAA
- the E4F1 gene encoding transcription factor E4F1 isoform X4 — protein sequence MSRRTCATGVEPAAAGSEEPITVAHIVVEAATLTADISHTPDIVGGGHIKEVIVASEAEPGDSGMAEAQGSPNCQGPGLSGEGEQAQVKLLVNKDGRYVCMLCHKTFKTGSILKAHMVTHSSRKDHECKLCGASFRTKGSLIRHHRRHTDERPYKCAKCGKSFRESGALTRHLKSLTPCTEKIRFSMSKDVVVGKEDTPTGPGASTVGTVTSSAMTGGPMETSPVIHLVTDAKGTVIHEVHVQMQELPLGMKALTPEPPGPEELPCSSEGSRENLLHQAMQNSGIVLERVPGEEGALEPAPPTVSSPQPLGDGPPELPLLEVEQVETQVASEASAVPRTHPCPQCSETFPTAATLEAHKRGHAGPRPFTCPQCGKAFPKAYLLKKHQEVHVHERRFRCGDCGKLYKTIAHVRGHRRVHSDERPYPCPECGKCYKTKNAQQVHFRTHLEEKPHVCPFCSRGFREKGSLVRHVRHHTGEKPFKCYKCGRGFAEHGTLNRHLRTKGGCLLEVEELLVSEESPAAAAAVLADDPHTVLVEFSSVVADTQEYIIEATADDAETSEATEIIEGTQTEVDSHIMKVVQQIVHQASAGHQIIVQNVTMDQEAGLGTEAAAADTITIATPESLTEQVAMTLASAISEGTVLTARSGTNGAEQATVTMVSSEDIEILEHAGELVIASPEGQLEVQTVIV from the exons GTGGTGGACACATCAAAGAGGTCATCGTGGCCTCTGAGGCGGAGCCGGGGGACAGCGGGATGGCAGAGGCCCAGGGCAGCCCCAACTGTCAGGGGCCTGGGCTCTCTGGGGAGGGTGAGCAGGCCCAGGTCAAGCTGCTGGTGAACAAGGACGGCCGCTACGTGTGCATGCTGTGCCACAAGACCTTCAAGACG GGCAGCATCCTTAAGGCCCACATGGTCACCCACAGTAGCCGAAAGGACCACGAGTGCAAACTGTGTGGGGCCTCCTTTCGCACCAAAGGCTCACTCATCCGGCACCACCGGCGGCACACAG ATGAGCGTCCCTATAAGTGTGCCAAGTGTGGAAAGAGCTTCCGCGAGTCGGGTGCGCTGACCCGGCACCTCAAGTCTCTCACCCCGTGCACAGAAAAAATCCGCTTCAGCATGAGCAAAGATGTGGTTGTTGGCAAAGAGGACACTCCCACAG GGCCTGGTGCCTCCACCGTGGGGACTGTTACATCATCGGCAATGACAGGTGGGCCCATGGAAACTTCGCCTGTGATTCACCTGGTGACAGATGCCAAGGGCACTGTCATCCACGAAGTCCACGTCCAGATGCAAGAGCTTCCCCTGGGCATGAAAGCCCTCACCCCAGAG CCCCCCGGCCCTGAGGAGCTTCCCTGTTCCAGTGAGGGCAGCCGTGAGAACCTGCTGCACCAGGCCATGCAGAACTCTGGCATTGTCCTTGAGCGGgtccctggggaggagggagccctggagccagcccctcccactgtgtccagtccccagcccctgggagaTGGTCCCCCAGAACTGCCGCTGCTGGAGGTGGAACAGGTGGAGACA CAGGTGGCCAGTGAGGCCTCAGCTGTGCCCAGGACCCACCCGTGCCCTCAGTGCAGTGAGACCTTCCCAACGGCGGCCACCCTGGAGGCCCACAAAAGAGGCCACGCAG GGCCGAGGCCATTCACATGCCCGCAGTGTGGCAAGGCCTTCCCCAAGGCCTACCTGCTCAAGAAGCACCAGGAGGTGCACGTGCACGAGCGCCGTTTCCGCTGTGGGGACTGTGGGAAGCTCTACAAGACCATCGCCCACGTCCGCGGCCACCGGCGTGTCCATTCAGATGAGAGGCCCTACCCCTGTCCCGAGTGTGGCAAGTGCTACAAGACCAAG AATGCCCAGCAGGTGCACTTCCGGACACACCTGGAGGAGAAGCCGCACGTGTGCCCGTTCTGCAGCCGAGGCTTCCGGGAGAAGGGCTCGCTGGTGCGGCACGTGCGGCACCACACGGGCGAGAAGCCCTTCAAGTGCTACAAGTGTGGCCGCGGCTTTGCCGAGCATGGCACACTCAACCGGCACCTGCGCACCAAAG GGGGCTGCCTGCTGGAGGTAGAGGAGTTGCTGGTGTCCGAGGAGAGCCCTGCAGCAGCCGCCGCCGTCCTCGCCGACGACCCGCACACCGTGTTGGTCGAGTTCTCATCCGTGGTAGCCGACACCCAGGAGTACATCATCGAG GCCACTGCGGATGATGCAGAGACCAGCGAAGCCACGGAGATCATCGAGGGCACCCAGACAgag GTGGACAGTCACATCATGAAGGTAGTGCAGCAGATCGTGCACCAGGCCAGCGCCGGGCACCAGATCATCGTGCAGAATGTGACCATGgaccaggaggcagggctgggcacagagGCAGCTGCTGCTGACACCATCACTATCGCCACCCCCGAGAGCCTGACGGAGCAGGTGGCCATGACGCTGGCCTCGGCCATCAGCGAGGGCACTGTGCTCACAGCCCGCTCGGGTACAAATGGCGCCGAGCAAGCCACTGTGACCATGGTTTCATCAGAGGACATTGAGATCCTGGAGCATGCGGGAGAGCTGGTCATCGCCTCGCCGGAGGGCCAGCTTGAGGTGCAGACAGTCATCGTCTAA
- the DNASE1L2 gene encoding deoxyribonuclease-1-like 2 isoform X5, with amino-acid sequence MGRPLALLAALWALGAAGDAALRIGAFNIRSFGDSKVSDPACSGIIAQILAGYDITLVQEVRDSDLSAVSALMELINSVSRHEYSFVSSKPLGRDQYKETYLFVYRKDTVSVVDTYQYLDPEDAFSREPFVVKFSAPGSAAEELVLIPLHAAPHQAVAEIDALYDVYLDVIDKWGTYDMLFLGDFNDDCSYVQAQDWPAIRLRSSEVFKWLIPDSADTTVGKSDCAYDRIVVCGARLRSSLKPQSAAVYDFQEEFGLYQAQASAGPSRSKAQPQYTWRSPPCTVSRNGP; translated from the exons ATGGGCAGGCCCCTGGCCTTATTGGCTGCGCTCTGGGCGCTAGGGGCTGCAGGAGACGCGGCGCTGCGCATCGGAGCTTTCAACATCCGGAGCTTCGGCGACAGCAAAGTGTCAGACCCGGCCTGCAGCGGCATCATCGCGCAA ATCCTGGCTGGCTATGACATCACGCTGGTGCAGGAGGTGCGGGACTCCGACCTGAGCGCCGTATCCGCGCTAATGGAGCTGATCAACAG CGTGTCCAGGCACGAGTACAGCTTCGTGAGCAGTAAGCCCCTGGGTCGGGACCAGTATAAGGAAACGTACCTGTTCGTCTACAG GAAGGACACGGTGTCGGTCGTGGACACGTACCAGTACCTGGACCCGGAGGACGCCTTCAGTCGTGAACCTTTCGTGGTCAAGTTCTCGGCACCCGGGTCAG CTGCCGAGGAGTTAGTGTTGATTCCGCTGCACGCGGCACCGCACCAAGCTGTAGCCGAGATCGACGCGCTCTACGATGTGTACCTGGACGTGATAGACAAGTGGGGCACCTAC GACATGCTGTTTCTGGGCGACTTCAACGACGACTGCAGCTACGTGCAGGCTCAGGACTGGCCGGCCATCCGCCTGCGCAGCAGCGAGGTCTTCAAGTGGCTCATCCCGGACAGCGCCGACACCACGGTGGGCAAGTCAGACTGTGCTTACGACCGCATCGTGGTCTGTGGTGCCCGCCTGCGCAGCAGTCTGAAGCCCCAGTCGGCCGCCGTATACGACTTCCAGGAGGAATTTGGCCTGTACCAGGCTCAGGCGAGTGCTGGGCCCAGTAGGAGCAAGGCCCAACCTCAGTACACCTGGCGCTCCCCTCCCTGCACTGTTTCTAGAAATGGCCCTTAG
- the DNASE1L2 gene encoding deoxyribonuclease-1-like 2 isoform X6, with translation MGRPLALLAALWALGAAGDAALRIGAFNIRSFGDSKVSDPACSGIIAQILAGYDITLVQEVRDSDLSAVSALMELINSVSRHEYSFVSSKPLGRDQYKETYLFVYRKDTVSVVDTYQYLDPEDAFSREPFVVKFSAPGSAAEELVLIPLHAAPHQAVAEIDALYDVYLDVIDKWGTYDMLFLGDFNDDCSYVQAQDWPAIRLRSSEVFKWLIPDSADTTVGKSDCAYDRIVVCGARLRSSLKPQSAAVYDFQEEFGLYQAQALAISDHFPVEVTLKSY, from the exons ATGGGCAGGCCCCTGGCCTTATTGGCTGCGCTCTGGGCGCTAGGGGCTGCAGGAGACGCGGCGCTGCGCATCGGAGCTTTCAACATCCGGAGCTTCGGCGACAGCAAAGTGTCAGACCCGGCCTGCAGCGGCATCATCGCGCAA ATCCTGGCTGGCTATGACATCACGCTGGTGCAGGAGGTGCGGGACTCCGACCTGAGCGCCGTATCCGCGCTAATGGAGCTGATCAACAG CGTGTCCAGGCACGAGTACAGCTTCGTGAGCAGTAAGCCCCTGGGTCGGGACCAGTATAAGGAAACGTACCTGTTCGTCTACAG GAAGGACACGGTGTCGGTCGTGGACACGTACCAGTACCTGGACCCGGAGGACGCCTTCAGTCGTGAACCTTTCGTGGTCAAGTTCTCGGCACCCGGGTCAG CTGCCGAGGAGTTAGTGTTGATTCCGCTGCACGCGGCACCGCACCAAGCTGTAGCCGAGATCGACGCGCTCTACGATGTGTACCTGGACGTGATAGACAAGTGGGGCACCTAC GACATGCTGTTTCTGGGCGACTTCAACGACGACTGCAGCTACGTGCAGGCTCAGGACTGGCCGGCCATCCGCCTGCGCAGCAGCGAGGTCTTCAAGTGGCTCATCCCGGACAGCGCCGACACCACGGTGGGCAAGTCAGACTGTGCTTACGACCGCATCGTGGTCTGTGGTGCCCGCCTGCGCAGCAGTCTGAAGCCCCAGTCGGCCGCCGTATACGACTTCCAGGAGGAATTTGGCCTGTACCAGGCTCAG GCCCTGGCCATCAGTGACCATTTTCCTGTGGAGGTGACCCTCAAGTCCTACTGA
- the DNASE1L2 gene encoding deoxyribonuclease-1-like 2 isoform X3, which translates to MGRPLALLAALWALGAAGDAALRIGAFNIRSFGDSKVSDPACSGIIAQILAGYDITLVQEVRDSDLSAVSALMELINRYGGQGPTWAQVSERCLDPGLGRCLRSVSRHEYSFVSSKPLGRDQYKETYLFVYRKDTVSVVDTYQYLDPEDAFSREPFVVKFSAPGSAAEELVLIPLHAAPHQAVAEIDALYDVYLDVIDKWGTYVSPYVRAAPPCPTAQGPGGHAVSGRLQRRLQLRAGSGLAGHPPAQQRGLQVAHPGQRRHHGGQVRLCLRPHRGLWCPPAQQSEAPVGRRIRLPGGIWPVPGSGPGHQ; encoded by the exons ATGGGCAGGCCCCTGGCCTTATTGGCTGCGCTCTGGGCGCTAGGGGCTGCAGGAGACGCGGCGCTGCGCATCGGAGCTTTCAACATCCGGAGCTTCGGCGACAGCAAAGTGTCAGACCCGGCCTGCAGCGGCATCATCGCGCAA ATCCTGGCTGGCTATGACATCACGCTGGTGCAGGAGGTGCGGGACTCCGACCTGAGCGCCGTATCCGCGCTAATGGAGCTGATCAACAGGTATGGCGGGCAGGGCCCAACGTGGGCCCAGGTCTCCGAGCGATGCCTTGACCCCGGGCTTGGCCGGTGTCTCCGCAGCGTGTCCAGGCACGAGTACAGCTTCGTGAGCAGTAAGCCCCTGGGTCGGGACCAGTATAAGGAAACGTACCTGTTCGTCTACAG GAAGGACACGGTGTCGGTCGTGGACACGTACCAGTACCTGGACCCGGAGGACGCCTTCAGTCGTGAACCTTTCGTGGTCAAGTTCTCGGCACCCGGGTCAG CTGCCGAGGAGTTAGTGTTGATTCCGCTGCACGCGGCACCGCACCAAGCTGTAGCCGAGATCGACGCGCTCTACGATGTGTACCTGGACGTGATAGACAAGTGGGGCACCTACGTAAGCCCCTATGTCCGTGCGGCTCCGCCCTGCCCCACGGCCCAGGGTCCCGGAG GACATGCTGTTTCTGGGCGACTTCAACGACGACTGCAGCTACGTGCAGGCTCAGGACTGGCCGGCCATCCGCCTGCGCAGCAGCGAGGTCTTCAAGTGGCTCATCCCGGACAGCGCCGACACCACGGTGGGCAAGTCAGACTGTGCTTACGACCGCATCGTGGTCTGTGGTGCCCGCCTGCGCAGCAGTCTGAAGCCCCAGTCGGCCGCCGTATACGACTTCCAGGAGGAATTTGGCCTGTACCAGGCTCAG GCCCTGGCCATCAGTGA
- the DNASE1L2 gene encoding deoxyribonuclease-1-like 2 isoform X1, whose translation MGRPLALLAALWALGAAGDAALRIGAFNIRSFGDSKVSDPACSGIIAQILAGYDITLVQEVRDSDLSAVSALMELINRYGGQGPTWAQVSERCLDPGLGRCLRSVSRHEYSFVSSKPLGRDQYKETYLFVYRKDTVSVVDTYQYLDPEDAFSREPFVVKFSAPGSAAEELVLIPLHAAPHQAVAEIDALYDVYLDVIDKWGTYDMLFLGDFNDDCSYVQAQDWPAIRLRSSEVFKWLIPDSADTTVGKSDCAYDRIVVCGARLRSSLKPQSAAVYDFQEEFGLYQAQASAGPSRSKAQPQYTWRSPPCTVSRNGP comes from the exons ATGGGCAGGCCCCTGGCCTTATTGGCTGCGCTCTGGGCGCTAGGGGCTGCAGGAGACGCGGCGCTGCGCATCGGAGCTTTCAACATCCGGAGCTTCGGCGACAGCAAAGTGTCAGACCCGGCCTGCAGCGGCATCATCGCGCAA ATCCTGGCTGGCTATGACATCACGCTGGTGCAGGAGGTGCGGGACTCCGACCTGAGCGCCGTATCCGCGCTAATGGAGCTGATCAACAGGTATGGCGGGCAGGGCCCAACGTGGGCCCAGGTCTCCGAGCGATGCCTTGACCCCGGGCTTGGCCGGTGTCTCCGCAGCGTGTCCAGGCACGAGTACAGCTTCGTGAGCAGTAAGCCCCTGGGTCGGGACCAGTATAAGGAAACGTACCTGTTCGTCTACAG GAAGGACACGGTGTCGGTCGTGGACACGTACCAGTACCTGGACCCGGAGGACGCCTTCAGTCGTGAACCTTTCGTGGTCAAGTTCTCGGCACCCGGGTCAG CTGCCGAGGAGTTAGTGTTGATTCCGCTGCACGCGGCACCGCACCAAGCTGTAGCCGAGATCGACGCGCTCTACGATGTGTACCTGGACGTGATAGACAAGTGGGGCACCTAC GACATGCTGTTTCTGGGCGACTTCAACGACGACTGCAGCTACGTGCAGGCTCAGGACTGGCCGGCCATCCGCCTGCGCAGCAGCGAGGTCTTCAAGTGGCTCATCCCGGACAGCGCCGACACCACGGTGGGCAAGTCAGACTGTGCTTACGACCGCATCGTGGTCTGTGGTGCCCGCCTGCGCAGCAGTCTGAAGCCCCAGTCGGCCGCCGTATACGACTTCCAGGAGGAATTTGGCCTGTACCAGGCTCAGGCGAGTGCTGGGCCCAGTAGGAGCAAGGCCCAACCTCAGTACACCTGGCGCTCCCCTCCCTGCACTGTTTCTAGAAATGGCCCTTAG
- the DNASE1L2 gene encoding deoxyribonuclease-1-like 2 isoform X2, with translation MGRPLALLAALWALGAAGDAALRIGAFNIRSFGDSKVSDPACSGIIAQILAGYDITLVQEVRDSDLSAVSALMELINRYGGQGPTWAQVSERCLDPGLGRCLRSVSRHEYSFVSSKPLGRDQYKETYLFVYRKDTVSVVDTYQYLDPEDAFSREPFVVKFSAPGSAAEELVLIPLHAAPHQAVAEIDALYDVYLDVIDKWGTYVSPYVRAAPPCPTAQGPGGHAVSGRLQRRLQLRAGSGLAGHPPAQQRGLQVAHPGQRRHHGGQVRLCLRPHRGLWCPPAQQSEAPVGRRIRLPGGIWPVPGSGECWAQ, from the exons ATGGGCAGGCCCCTGGCCTTATTGGCTGCGCTCTGGGCGCTAGGGGCTGCAGGAGACGCGGCGCTGCGCATCGGAGCTTTCAACATCCGGAGCTTCGGCGACAGCAAAGTGTCAGACCCGGCCTGCAGCGGCATCATCGCGCAA ATCCTGGCTGGCTATGACATCACGCTGGTGCAGGAGGTGCGGGACTCCGACCTGAGCGCCGTATCCGCGCTAATGGAGCTGATCAACAGGTATGGCGGGCAGGGCCCAACGTGGGCCCAGGTCTCCGAGCGATGCCTTGACCCCGGGCTTGGCCGGTGTCTCCGCAGCGTGTCCAGGCACGAGTACAGCTTCGTGAGCAGTAAGCCCCTGGGTCGGGACCAGTATAAGGAAACGTACCTGTTCGTCTACAG GAAGGACACGGTGTCGGTCGTGGACACGTACCAGTACCTGGACCCGGAGGACGCCTTCAGTCGTGAACCTTTCGTGGTCAAGTTCTCGGCACCCGGGTCAG CTGCCGAGGAGTTAGTGTTGATTCCGCTGCACGCGGCACCGCACCAAGCTGTAGCCGAGATCGACGCGCTCTACGATGTGTACCTGGACGTGATAGACAAGTGGGGCACCTACGTAAGCCCCTATGTCCGTGCGGCTCCGCCCTGCCCCACGGCCCAGGGTCCCGGAG GACATGCTGTTTCTGGGCGACTTCAACGACGACTGCAGCTACGTGCAGGCTCAGGACTGGCCGGCCATCCGCCTGCGCAGCAGCGAGGTCTTCAAGTGGCTCATCCCGGACAGCGCCGACACCACGGTGGGCAAGTCAGACTGTGCTTACGACCGCATCGTGGTCTGTGGTGCCCGCCTGCGCAGCAGTCTGAAGCCCCAGTCGGCCGCCGTATACGACTTCCAGGAGGAATTTGGCCTGTACCAGGCTCAGGCGAGTGCTGGGCCCAGTAG